The genomic interval caggtggtgctgttgagtcagtttaaggccgccaggacgatctttttttctccctaaAATCTTTATTTGCAACATATTCTCACTCCGAGCGAGTCGATCTTTGAcaaacggtcagtgactttggcttcagcctctggcgcaaaagggtacccttgtgcttcttttttcgacgcatggggttttcaactcgttacaatgtaggcctaatccctccacggcaatatatgaagctatgagcattcatcccattggctaacggaagacccgatggctgcacattaacggagaaatctgtgacattactcaacacaactacaccaacgtgtccttgttaattacacaacatgtataagttaaggctatggacatcagttgtcctgttttgcgctttgattgcgagaaacaatattttttttgatcTCTTTGACctatctcatcaaaattacgttcccagagaactattcggcattctccaTTACGTTTGTCAGAAAAACGTTTTTTgtgtgattacgttttattgaacatgtcGCAAATGTGAATTCGTTCTCAGTCTATTTTTTGACATTTATTTACCGTGCTACAATGGCgatcgtcctggcggccttaaacGGACTCAACAGCTCCACCTGCTGTTGTgcagtgtgaatcacaggacattagTTTGTCACGTGCCTTTGGCACtcattttccgccttgctgatccacgCGCAAATGCCTTCAGATCCACACGCAACTTTCAGAtttccgtacttgtagaattgttgtttttttttgtacttgaaagattttagtttgtacttgaaagcttttagtttgtacttggaggacatttttttgtaattgaagaaatatgtttctttgtaggcctatgtgtaaaacatactgtatttgtttctgaagcaaaatgcattagtttgtgaatgatgttttgtgtttgcaaaccacactgaatgtgtgtgtgaatcgttgtgcgtgagtaaaacacgttttgtgtgtgtgtgaatcgttgtgcgtgagtaaaacacgttttgtgtgtgtgtggggggttttggcatgattctaactccataacTTCTCCCCAACAGGAAGtgaggcattgtgtgtgtgtgtgtgtgtgtgtgtgtgtgtgtgtgtgtgtgtgtgtgtgtgtgtgtgtgtgtgtgtgtgtgtgtgtgtgtgtgtgtgtgtctgtgtgtctctgtgtgtctgtgtgtgtgtgtgttgggcttcctactccaccagggggcagtggTATATATTGAGCGTTTCATTATAACACCGTAAACGAACCACAACACACGTTTATCCGTGTGAAGGGGTGTGTACATGCAATCCATCAATGGGAATGTTTGAATGATTCTTTAATCATAATTATGGCGCTCATAATCCTAAATTAGGATTTGGGTTTATTACGTCAATGGGAAGTATGATAATGAAGTGACAGGGGTGGTTTGATGGGTGACGGGTGGTGTTCCCCTGGCAGGGTGGAGGGAGTGCTGCAGGCTGGAGGTGGTGTTCCCCTGGCAGGGTGGAGGGAGTGCTGCAGGCTGGAGGTGGTGTCAGATGGGCTGATAATCAGGACCCACAGCGGAAACAATCAGAGCCCATTAGAGAGCGCACGTCAGAGAACGACAGCAGGCCTCTGCAGCCGCACacgccaccacacacacgtccacacacgccaccacacacacgtccacacacgcctccacacacactcacacacaacttcaaacacacactcacacacacacacacattcacacacacgccaccacacacacgcctccacacacgttcacacataattcacacacacacacacacacacacactcgtcaaacacacacgttcacacacacacacacacattcacacataatgttcatacacagacacacgttcaCGTACACATGTTCACAGATGTACACATATACTCAttcaacacatgtacacacatacacatgttcacatacgcacacaccttCAGACACGTTCAGAAACAAatgttctcacacacaaacactcacattcacacgtTTGACAGTGGTCTTCCAGTGCTGGACAGCGTTGTTTAGGCAGGAAACGTAAGATTTACTCGAAAAACAAAGTAAatttaaaacaaaccaaacacaaacagctGCAGATTGCTATCAGCGCAGCAACTTACCATTTCAACATATCCAgaaatgtttgttattgttttttgaaGGAGGCCAGCCTCATCTCCGCTCGGAGGGATTCTGTAAATATTCAATTAGAGCGCGTTTCACACAACGGGTCACAGGGTAACGCTGTTCTGAGGTCGCTGCCCTCGTGGTCCGCTCCATTTATAGACCTGATCGTTTCTCATCGCTGTCAGAGACCAGAAACAGCATTTACAAATACGTCTCCACTGGTCTTAAGGATTGCTGTTGCCAAGTGTTGCATCAGCAATGACTTTGTTTAGCAGCACTAGCATCTAAGACCGTCGTGAATTATTTGAGTTTTTGAGTAGCCTTTGTTTGACAGGCATACTCTCAACCCTTCAACCTTAATCACTTTCATAGAACAAGTCTTTGTTTGCACCATcgacaaataaaataaagtatttcCCATAATGGAACGCAATTCTGCCGCTTATCTTGTATTCCCTCCACTTAGGGGGAGGGCTCCCAGGGCCGCCTGGTCCCAGTCTACGTCTCGGACGGTCTGTTGTTGAACAGGTTTCCCCCCGGAGCCATCTGCTCAGAGCGCTGGCTGTCAGCGCGAGGGGCAGGAACCGCCTGTGTGTTCATTAGCGCCTGGAGGACGGTGGGGGCCACGGTGGGGGCCACGCCGGGCTCCCTTTCCCAGGGTCCGGGCGTCCTGTTTGACCCAGAGCCTGGTAGCTGATAGCGGAGCCTCGGCCTCAGCGATTGTGACTGCGGTCCCACAGCGCAGAATAAAGGATGAGGTGATTCATACTCCTTTCGTTCAGAGATAGGGATTCGGAAAAAAAACGAAGACTCCGGGACAACGTTTCGGTAAAAATAACAGCTTTGTTAAAATGATGATGCTCAACTTCCATTTATAAATAACATTATTTACAACAAATACAAGACCCTGTTAAATATTGAACAGGCTGTGCGAAGAACAGCGTTTACAAACTCCTACAGGGTTGGGTCTACGGGTCGGTATATTTACGAAGAAACGTAtacttttcggtaaatattatTAAGGAATTAAGGACAAAGAGAAGACAATTCACAGATCCCGTTCCCCGGTGGAAACACGTAACAACATGCGATAACATCTTACATTgtgtaacaaaaataaaaataaattagaaCAATAAATACTGAGTCCAGCAGCTGGTCTGAATCATAACGCGTTCGGCGTGTGCTTGAAGATAAGGCCAAACAGCACCCTGGAGACGATAGAGGACCGCCAACCTCTGCCCCgtgacacgggggggggggctggtgtctGGGACATGGAGATCTGTCCAGGCGGTACTACAGGGtcagagtcccccccccccaccaccagccatCCCAGGCCAGGAGTTCCTTGAGCCCAGTGAGGGAGGGGCTCCATCTCTCAGAGTGGCAGGGCACATGTTTCCCAGCCCCGACACCTTGTTATCACCGCGTCTGTGAAGGAACGCGCAGGACAGCCTCGCATGccatccggggggggggggggtcggagagATAAGGCTTTGACCCCAGGTTGGACAGGGAAGGCTGGGGTGGtctagggggtggaggtgggtctgGGCCGAGGGGTATGGGGGTGGAGGGTCTGGGGGTTGGAGGTGGACTAGTGGtatggggggtggaggtggaccaggggggtggaggtgggtctgggccgaggtgtctgggggtggagggtcttggggggtggaggtggaccaggggggtggaggtggaccagaggggtggaggtgggtctgggccgaggtgtctgggggtggagggtcttggggggtggaggtggaccaGGGGtcttgggggtggaggtgaacCAGTGGtatggggggtggagggtctTGGGGGGTGGAGGTGCACCAGGGGtcttgggggtggaggtgaacCAGTGGtatggggggtggagggtctTGGGGGATGGAGGTGCACCAGGGGTCTTGGGGGTAGAGGGGGGTCCGGACCAGGGTTCTGGACAGGCAGGGCTGGTCGCCCCTGAAAGGTCATTGGCCGAGGCAGCTCCGCCATAAGTGCTGAATTGCGTTGGCCTCCAGCGGGGGCTCTGATAACAGAGAGGAAGGCTGATGTCAGGGGACTGGTGTCAAAAcaggagggacggggggggggtaagggtaAGCAGAACAGTTCCCACCAAACCTCCCTCGATATGGTGCTTCAGCCATTGGTCCGTTTCTTGATGAAATACTCAGTTTGGTACAAAGTCTCCTTGTTTGGGTCAACTCTAGATCCTTAATCAATCTGATACAAGGTTAGCACAACCTCCCCATTTGATGCATAACATTCCTCTACACTCTTTACAGACCACCTGACTTGCTTCGGAGCATACATAGATTCAGACAGGAAAAGGCTTATTTCTGTCCTGCCTTGTCCTACCGATTGCGGCCTAAACGTCTGCGTCAGTCCACGGCCCTCCAACTATCTACAGCCGCACTCGGCCACCATCATGCCTTCGTACTTGTACTTGTACGTCACGACCCCAGTGTCGTCCAGGTACAGCAGGGATATGGGCTCCAGCTTGGTCGGCACACAGCAGGCCTTGGCCGCCTTCTGGGGACTGTTGATGTTGATCAGGGTCTGGACGATGGCGTGCTTGGTGGGCGTGACGTGCTTGGTCAGCGGGTAGGTGCACACGCCGCTGCACTCGAAGGCGTCGTAGCCCGTGGGCGCCAGGATCCAGCTGTCCCAGCCGATGTCCTTGAACTCCACGAACAGCGACCGCCGCTTGCAGTAGTTGCCCTTGGCGTTGCGCCGGAAGCGGGACGCGGTGTCGTAGATCATGTTGGAGCGCATCTGGAGCAGGTCCTCCTCGTCGGGCTCCTCGCCGAGGCCGTCCTCCTGGGGCCCCTCGCCCCAGAGGCCGGTGAGGCCCGGCGCCAGGTTGTCCCGCTGGAGGGCGAGGTCCGAGGTCTCGTGGTCGATCATCTCGTTCAGCTCCTGGCGGTCCTGCCGGTCGTCGCCGCTCTGGTCGTCGGAGAAGACGATCAGTAAGGGTTTGTGCTTCTCCTCCGGGCTGGCGTCGATCTTCATGTCGCCCAtctccggcggcggcggcggcggcggcggcggcggcggcggcggtccgTCGCTGCGGCCGGCCTCCGCCTCCAGACCCCCGGGCTCCGCCCCCgggcccccgccctcctccgcgGGGGGCAGGCTGGCGATGTGCACCTCCAGCCGGTGGGTGGTGCCGCTCTCGGAGCTCCGCCAGCGCTGCACGGCGGCGGTGAGGTTGAAGGCCTCCCAGCCGTCGTCCACGCCGTACACCTGGCGGGAGGCCAGCTCCACCGGAGCCGGACCCGGGGGGGCCGGGAAGGCgtcccccctggggggcggggggtccccGGCGCCCTCGTCGGGGGGCCCCAGCTCGTAGACGGAGACCCGGCGGTCCACGCCGCTGTACAGGTGCCGGTCGTTCTGGACCAGCGTGTAGAGGCGGAGCTCGGCGGCGGTGATGCGCTCGTGACGCGGGACGGAGACGttgaagaggagggggtggcGCCGCACGTCGCTGGGCTCCGCCTCCCCGAGGGCCGGAGCTGGGGAGACAAGGGGCCCAGAGGTTAGGCCATCGGCCCCCAGGTCAGGGCTTCTTAAAAAGAcccttaatttcttattaatgactcctatagcgcaacctgacacgaatcacagcacaaaaaccTAATTCGATTTTCgtgaaactcttcctctcatctgggcgctttcagtgttctctgtcaacgctcggcttcgtcctcctccgccccctcgcccccctcctgccaaccccgctctgttgtgattggttaggAAAATCTGGAAATCTGAAATTCTAcgtagataaatcccggaaatttgaacaagtgaatggCGACCGgcgtcccgagtgtttagcgctctgcacagctgCCCCCGACGGTCAGCAGGGAACACGTCTAAATGCATGAACGTCATTAtgtgacactttagtatggttaaacatgactataaatcattataacaacgtttataggtcattaaagtcgaaaaagcataataggtgctctttaaGCACACTGAGGACCGTCTCAGTGTGTCGGTGGGACCCACCGCACACCCAGAGAACTCTAGACACCAGACTGGATGATCGTCTCGTCAAAGTCAGTGATTCAGTTAAGATTCACCTCTATGTTGACCCATGGTTCTGACattcagccctaaccctaaccctaaccctaaccctgacctaaccctaaccataaccctaaccctaaccataaccctaacccttacctaaccctaaccctatccggTCCAAAATGTTAAATGACTGCATTATCGTTACAGAGATGATAAAAGATGCTGTCGGTCCTGCTCTAACCCTTAAAGCACAGATCTGTAACACACAGATGTGATAAACGGATGCGTGAGGTGGAGGGTCGGTGCTCACCTTCGTTCTTGAAGCTCCGGATGATGTTGGCGGTGGGCATGGCGCTGTGGTCGTTGGCGAAGCGGTTGTACAGCTCCATCATGTACTCCGGGGGCTCCACCCGCACGCCGGCCCCGCCCGCCCCCGTCAGGTTGAAGGTGTGGAGGAGCTGCTCCTCCAGGTCGTCCGGCAGACCCTGcgccccgccgcccccctccccgtccgGCCCCGTCAGAGGGGGGTCCGGGGCCCCGTCCGGCCCCGGCCCGCCGCTGGCCGCCGTggcgggggcccggggccggggcAGGGGCGGAGGGATGGGGCTCCCCCAGCCGCCTGGGGGCCCCCGGAGCAGCAGGGCGGAGAGGAGCAGGAACAGCGTCTTGGAGCTGAGGCGGCTCCCCGGGTTGGGCTCCCAGCCGCTCGCCATGGGAGAGGCACGGCAGCAGCAGAGGGGAACCGGTTCAGTCCGGACACAGCGGAAACGGTTTCCACCAAACTCTGATTCAAAACGTCGGCACCAACGCTTCAATACGGTTCGTCTGCGTAAAAACACCCCAAAGAAAATATCTAATATCAACCAATCAAGCGGCTCCTTCTCAGTGGCGTTGCGGCCGGGGGGACGTGACCCGGGCGTCTGGGCAGACTGGGGCTCCCCTGGAGCTCTGCATGCCCCTCACTGGGTGGCCCACGGGGGGTGAGATCCTCTCCAGACCCCGGAGCCTTTATCCTCGGGGGCACCTTCTCTGCTGTCCGCCACCCAAGGCTGGAGGTCCGCTGAGAGGGGGTCCGGCACGCGGCTCCGCAAGGGCTTCTCCTctgctgtggatgtgtgtgtggttctctctctctctctctaggcttCTGCTGTCTTTTCCCAGCTTGCTCGCCCTTTCTGCCTGCGCCTTATCTATGATACGGTAGGGCACTGCACTGCTCAGTTCTTATGgagtctttgagtgtgtgtgtgtgtgtgtgtgtgtgtgtgtgtgtgtgtgtgtgtgtgtgtgtgtgtgtgtgtgtgtgtgtgtgtgtgtgtgtgtgtgtgtgtgtgtgtgtgtgtgtttgcgcgagtgtctgcgtgtgagtgtgtgtttgggtgcatgtgtgtgtgtggctgtgcgtCAATTGTTATCTGTTAACTTCCTTAATGAGCATCTTGTAAACACCGAGCAGGGCTGTCCCTCGTGGACGTGGGTTTCTGTTTGGGTGCGTCTGGGTTGGTTCCCTCATCAGTTTAGCAGCGGGTTCAGATCTGTTTCCTGAACGGGCCTCTTGGTCTCAACGTGTTGGTTCTGCTCAATATGAACGGAGAGGACCAGTCTGAGTACAATTGAAATGTAACGAGGTGCCGAAGGAAGCCTTGTATCTGTACAAGATTTCAGAATACTTAGTAAGTGAGGTTTGAGTCAAAAGACTTAAGACTCCTTCAAAAGACTCACATGTTCAGAACGTGCCTAACCCCCACCCACGCCCCTCTTAGCAttgattgtatgttgtacgtcctggcacttaatgtgcacacttattgtatgttgtacgtcctggcacttaaaatagtacttagcattgtgcagcatcttatcctagctatctttgttgcacacggggaatgggttaacctagagattgttagtgcttggtacttggttctatgaacatccttactgtataccgacagcgatatatattgtttctcttcgtCTGACAAacatacttattgtaagttgctttggatttAAATACCCTAGATGTAAGTGAACTCCTGTTTCAGTTTAACTGTAACTCTATCGTATATAAAGGGGTTATTATGACCCACGCCCACTTGTGTCTTTGTTCTTAAGCTCCTACAGTCATACTAGTGTGTGCTGTATATGAATGCTCCAAACACCTTGCGTTCTTCTAGAAGTGTCCGAGAAGCTTAACTCTCTCGTCGGTGGTTTGCTGTTTGTCTCTTGATGGTTTCTACGGCTGTATCCTTAACTCCTGGTTCTCAGTCAGCGGTCGGTAAGCAGGAGGCCTCACCGTGAGAAACACCATGACGTTCCCTCAGTCTGGCAGCATGGACCTCAAAGCCGTGCACAATGGAGATATGATAAGGATGAAGAACTAGGAGAGTACGCTTCGATCCGTTCCAAGGCAACACTGGGAACTGTTAAAGTATACCATTGAGAATATGATGAAGGACGTCTCCTTTGTTCGTTGAGAGCTGAAGTGTGAAGATCAGGGACTGTCCTGCAGCATCGATGCGTGTGTAGTTGATTTATTACGCTGTGTGTTAGCTGATTTGTTCTGTGTGTTAGTTGATGAGTGTTAGTTGATGTGTTCTGTATGTTAGTTGATGTGTGTTTAttgatgtgttctgtgtgttagttgatgtgttctgtgtgttagtTGATGTGTGTTAGTTGATGTGTGTTAGTTGATGCGTGTTAGTTGATGTGTGTTAGTTGATGTGTGTTAGATGATGTGTTCTGTGCGTTAGttgatgtgttctgtgtgttagtTGATGTGTGTTAGatgatgtgttctgtgtgttagttgatgtgttctgtgtgttagtTGATGTGTGTTAGTTGATGCGTGTTAGTTGATGCGTGTTAGTTGATGTGTGTTAGTTGATGTGTGTTAGttgatgtgttctgtgtgttagttgatgtgttctgtgtgttagcAGATGTGTGTTAGTTGATGTGTTCAGTGTGTTAGTTGATGTGTGTTAGTTGATGTGTGTTAGTTGATGCGTGTTAGTTGATGTGTGTTAGTTGATGTGTGTTAGTTGATGTGTGTTAGttgatgtgttctgtgtgttagttgatgtgttctgtgtgttagttgatgtgtgttagttgatgtgtgttagttgatgtgtgttagttgatgtgtgttagttgatgtgttctgtgtgttagttgatgtgttctgtgtgttagtTGATGTGTTAGTTGATGTTTAGGTCAGACGCGCTGATACATTGAGCTTCCTGTCtcaaaagaacaacaacaaccccaATGTCTCCGTCACCCTGCCTGACGTAGCAGAACTTCCTCTTTGAGGGACATTCATGAGTACGCAACtagccagaggggggggggggggcagagataGGAGGAGATACAGTAGCTGCTCATtggcctccctccacctcctacaccacctctattaacatcaacaccaccaccaccactacctgcaacaccaccacctccatcaccacctccacccccaccacctcctcctccaacaccaccacctccacccccaccacctccacccccaccacctccacccccaccacctcctcctccacccccaccacctccacccccaccacctcctcctccaacaccaccacctccacccccaccacctcctcctccaacaccaccacctccacccccaccacctcctcctccaacaccaccacctccaccccaccaccacctcctccaacaccaccacctccacccccaccacctcctcctccaacaccaccacctccacccccaccacctcctcctccaacaccaccacctccacccccaccacctcctcctccaacaccaccacctccaccccaccaccacctcctccaacaccaccacctccacccccaccacctcctcctccaacaccaccacctccacctccaccacctcctcctccaacaccaccacctacaccacaaCTACTACtttcaaccccaccaccacaaccacctacACCTGCAACAccagccccacctcctccaacaccaccactacctgcagcacctccaccacctccgctaCCTCCCAAACGATCataactaccaccacctccacctcatccaccaTCACCGCCTCATCAACTCCTCCACCCCTACCACCACGACTACCGCCGCCATCACCACCTCAAACCCCCACATttcaacacatccacacacaaacgcacatacttattcagacccacacacacacgcatactaaaACCGTCTGACACCATCCCGTGCATATCTTTGAGGGACAGTCGTGTTCCGTCCGGCACCTCGCATTCCGATCACAAACGCACGCGATGAGGGGATgtacgcgtgcatgtgtgtgtgtgtgtgcgtgcgtgtgtgtgtgtgtgtgcgtgtgtgtgtgtgtgtgtgtgtgcgcgagggGGGTCCATTCCAGAGCTGCCTGCTGCGACCCCGTAGATACACTCTGGATATCGGCCAGGAATGAGGAGGACTGGGGCTCCCTCTTCCTGCCTgtagcttacacacacacacacacacacacacacacacacacacacacactgacaccaacaccaacacacgcatgcacacaaccacacacacaaacacacacacacacacactgcacacacacacgcacacgcacacgcacacacacacacacacacacacacacacactgacaccaacaccaacacaggcatgcacacaaccacacacacatacacacacacacaccgcacgcacacacacacacaaccacagacacacacgaaaacacaaacatacacattcacacacaaacatacactcatgctgacactcatacacacacacacacacacatgtatgcacgcacgcacgcacacagacacacacacacatacacacacagacacactcacactcacgctcacactcaccCACAAACTGAACGGACGAGCAGctatctcgtgtgtgtgtgtgtgtctttgtgtgtgtctttgagtgtgtatgGCTACCACACACAATGGGACCATAGGGTTGTCTGTTCTTTGCCTTAGGTGGTGAAGGCATCCCAACTATTTCCACGACGGTTCTCGGACAATCCTCTTATCTCTggttctccctcctcttcccctgttGTTTTCCTCTCTGGCCATGTGGCCTTCTGTTTCCCTCACAGCCTCGCTCACAtcatgtagggttagggttagggttatgactACTACTTACATCAGTTGACAGATCATATTGCCTATTTCTCCTAGTGGTCTTCCAGGAGTGTTCGTTATGACTCGCTCAGCCGCTCCCAGACAGAAACTGTACTCTACTAGAAGAAACAATAACATGACATCACAGAACGCCAttcgacctttgaccccccacACCAACACTGGTACGTCTTATGAGGACCTGGGAGAGGGCAGCCCAGTATGTGGACATGGATCCCGCAGCTTTCAGTGGTTAAAGAGGTTTGTTGAACTTTATTCATGgcacaaaacattttaaattactTGACATTCGATACTGTAATTTTGATACATTCG from Gadus morhua chromosome 11, gadMor3.0, whole genome shotgun sequence carries:
- the bmp10 gene encoding bone morphogenetic protein 10 — protein: MASGWEPNPGSRLSSKTLFLLLSALLLRGPPGGWGSPIPPPLPRPRAPATAASGGPGPDGAPDPPLTGPDGEGGGGAQGLPDDLEEQLLHTFNLTGAGGAGVRVEPPEYMMELYNRFANDHSAMPTANIIRSFKNEAPALGEAEPSDVRRHPLLFNVSVPRHERITAAELRLYTLVQNDRHLYSGVDRRVSVYELGPPDEGAGDPPPPRGDAFPAPPGPAPVELASRQVYGVDDGWEAFNLTAAVQRWRSSESGTTHRLEVHIASLPPAEEGGGPGAEPGGLEAEAGRSDGPPPPPPPPPPPPPEMGDMKIDASPEEKHKPLLIVFSDDQSGDDRQDRQELNEMIDHETSDLALQRDNLAPGLTGLWGEGPQEDGLGEEPDEEDLLQMRSNMIYDTASRFRRNAKGNYCKRRSLFVEFKDIGWDSWILAPTGYDAFECSGVCTYPLTKHVTPTKHAIVQTLININSPQKAAKACCVPTKLEPISLLYLDDTGVVTYKYKYEGMMVAECGCR